One segment of Tamlana crocina DNA contains the following:
- a CDS encoding DUF5722 domain-containing protein, with amino-acid sequence MDIDARNGNEVEIQNLESRGYAIRTKGTDPYVFLKPLKEDLNGKKNQLSFSYFCPSGLDHIQVYFYPLGKQIKSVMVGDVGSTEGWVDFRIDLSEYTENWGKTGQFLRLDFGTKPGVNLQIKNILLREMTKRELEIQVNKKKKKQQELILEKNLQAYLNKNYSNRVSNVLVTDDKITISGTVSRNSNLYLAEIPIYLNGTELKQFKNLIAIRGNDENFTMNLDRYVQRHGFQQDRLLSKWMIVEKQANGFKGVSHARYSDSVVPKYNYEFPKLASKKGLGGYSANREAPISDLDSLGIASATVNILINGLFRSAPSIDNISHSYLGKTYYINKKEIEKYDKTLRSTSKRNIEVSAILLVAKASQSPDKVIGNILQHPDTDPAGIYAMPNVTSPEGIQYYSAILDFLAKRYTRLDKKYGRIHHWIIHNEVDAGWVWTNAGEKTALVFMSLYHKSMRLSYNIARKYNPNSKVFISLTHYWNWTSNSQFYHSKALLEQLLLFSEKEGDFEWGIAHHPYPESLREPKTWLDEKVSFDYDTPLITFKNIEVLDAWVKQPSVLYKGKVKRLVYLSENGTNSPSYSEQDLNEQAAGMAYAMKKIKKLDGIDAFQYHNWQDNRNEGGLRLGLRRFPDDQENPGGVKPVWKVYQAYGTEKEDEVYNKYKTMIGVENWNQIRFSITNEKIGGTKK; translated from the coding sequence TTGGATATTGATGCCAGAAACGGTAATGAAGTTGAAATTCAAAATCTAGAAAGCAGAGGGTATGCCATTAGAACGAAAGGAACCGATCCATATGTTTTTTTAAAGCCCTTGAAAGAAGATTTAAACGGTAAGAAAAATCAATTGTCCTTTAGCTATTTCTGTCCCTCTGGGTTAGACCACATACAGGTTTATTTTTACCCTTTAGGAAAGCAAATTAAGAGCGTTATGGTAGGTGATGTTGGCAGTACCGAGGGTTGGGTTGACTTTAGGATAGACCTTAGCGAATATACAGAAAACTGGGGTAAAACTGGTCAATTTCTGCGGTTAGATTTTGGAACGAAGCCAGGGGTAAATCTTCAGATAAAGAATATTCTGCTGAGGGAAATGACAAAAAGAGAATTGGAAATCCAGGTAAATAAAAAAAAGAAAAAACAACAGGAACTCATTCTTGAAAAGAATTTACAGGCTTACTTAAATAAAAATTATAGTAATAGGGTTTCCAATGTTTTGGTAACGGATGATAAGATTACGATAAGTGGAACTGTTTCAAGAAATAGTAATTTATACCTAGCCGAAATCCCGATATATCTAAACGGCACTGAACTAAAGCAATTTAAAAATTTAATAGCAATAAGAGGTAACGATGAAAATTTTACAATGAATCTTGATCGTTATGTTCAGCGTCATGGATTCCAACAAGATCGCCTGCTTTCAAAATGGATGATAGTAGAAAAACAAGCTAATGGTTTCAAAGGTGTTTCCCATGCCCGTTATAGCGATTCGGTAGTGCCAAAATATAATTACGAGTTTCCGAAGCTGGCATCTAAAAAAGGACTTGGCGGGTATAGTGCTAATAGAGAGGCACCAATTTCAGATTTAGATAGTTTGGGCATTGCCAGTGCAACCGTAAATATTTTAATTAATGGATTGTTTAGGTCTGCACCTTCAATAGATAATATATCTCATAGCTATTTAGGGAAAACCTATTATATTAATAAAAAGGAAATAGAAAAGTACGATAAAACCTTGCGCTCTACTTCAAAAAGAAATATTGAAGTTTCAGCTATTTTACTGGTAGCAAAAGCATCTCAGTCTCCAGATAAAGTTATTGGTAACATTCTTCAACACCCCGACACAGATCCAGCAGGCATATATGCCATGCCAAATGTAACCTCACCGGAAGGCATTCAGTATTATTCTGCAATACTCGATTTTTTGGCAAAACGATATACCAGACTCGATAAAAAATATGGACGAATTCACCATTGGATAATTCATAATGAAGTTGATGCCGGTTGGGTTTGGACCAATGCCGGCGAAAAAACGGCTTTGGTTTTCATGAGTCTCTACCATAAATCGATGCGTTTGTCTTATAACATTGCCAGAAAGTATAATCCAAATTCAAAAGTCTTTATCTCTTTGACCCATTATTGGAACTGGACTTCCAATTCGCAGTTTTATCATTCTAAAGCATTACTTGAGCAACTTCTTCTCTTTTCAGAAAAAGAAGGGGATTTTGAGTGGGGCATTGCGCACCACCCTTATCCAGAATCTTTGCGAGAACCAAAAACATGGTTGGATGAGAAGGTAAGCTTCGATTATGATACCCCACTAATTACCTTTAAAAATATAGAAGTTTTAGATGCCTGGGTAAAACAGCCCAGCGTATTGTATAAAGGAAAAGTGAAACGACTGGTTTACCTGTCTGAAAACGGTACCAACTCACCATCGTACAGCGAACAAGATTTGAATGAGCAAGCCGCCGGAATGGCCTATGCCATGAAGAAGATAAAAAAATTAGACGGTATAGATGCATTTCAATACCACAATTGGCAGGACAATAGGAATGAGGGAGGGTTGCGCCTTGGGTTAAGGCGCTTTCCTGATGATCAAGAAAACCCCGGAGGTGTAAAACCGGTTTGGAAGGTTTATCAAGCCTATGGAACAGAAAAAGAAGATGAAGTTTATAATAAATATAAAACGATGATAGGTGTTGAAAACTGGAATCAAATTCGGTTCAGTATTACTAATGAAAAAATTGGTGGCACCAAAAAATAA
- a CDS encoding sulfatase — MKKRKTFVYGLAVLILVACQSKTDKKSIGKVQEQSRPNIIFILADDYGIMDSQAYASKFSGATSSEMFYETPNIDKLVSQGTSFSQAYANQLCSPTRASILTGKYAGKIGFTTAMPPRNTYYNQNLEVPEGFYVHDVLEHKDPIKIEQALVNGISNSAVPTGSKIDGGKDELSIAEALKDYHSAFIGKWHLGGFGAKGYQPKDQGFEPLAWFDAGGSTYFNWRGIWNNKSNDMFPKVAPKDLEIGGAGRITGENYLTDDLTVQALQFIEERAKIKEKPFFLYFSHFAIHTPYQAKEDEMAHFKKKKTKGWNGHKDPVYAAMVKSLDQSVGAILDKLEALHLEENTLVVFMSDNGGIDAKLTPNDKGTNNHPFLGGKACLTEGGIRVPLIFKWKGKVQEGKWVDVPVDCTDIYPSLLDAAGYNSKRVVEKHQLDGESIIPLLSDLKNDKGNYTKTTHYWHYPFNVIYNSPFEPYALTPHSAIREGDYKLIYDWYGRLYLYNIEEDPYEKNNLIHSEPKLKDSMFLKLMGWLKENIDGRYWPSINKNYNSKKEVRDTPFVDMFSSYKPQT; from the coding sequence ATGAAAAAAAGAAAAACCTTTGTGTATGGCCTAGCGGTGTTGATTTTAGTTGCTTGTCAATCTAAAACCGATAAAAAAAGTATTGGTAAAGTACAAGAGCAATCGCGCCCCAACATTATTTTTATATTGGCCGATGATTACGGGATTATGGATAGTCAAGCGTATGCATCAAAATTTTCTGGAGCAACCTCCTCAGAAATGTTTTATGAAACCCCTAATATCGACAAATTGGTTAGCCAAGGAACATCTTTTTCGCAGGCTTATGCAAATCAATTGTGCTCACCTACACGGGCTAGTATCTTAACAGGCAAATACGCTGGAAAAATTGGGTTTACAACGGCTATGCCTCCCAGAAATACATACTACAACCAAAATTTAGAAGTTCCAGAAGGCTTTTATGTTCATGACGTTTTAGAACATAAAGACCCCATTAAAATAGAACAAGCGCTCGTTAACGGTATTTCCAATTCAGCCGTTCCTACAGGCAGTAAAATTGATGGCGGTAAAGACGAACTTTCAATTGCAGAAGCTTTAAAGGATTACCATTCGGCTTTCATCGGGAAATGGCACCTTGGAGGTTTCGGGGCCAAAGGTTACCAGCCAAAAGACCAAGGGTTTGAGCCCCTAGCCTGGTTTGATGCAGGAGGTTCTACTTACTTTAATTGGAGAGGTATTTGGAACAATAAAAGTAATGATATGTTTCCAAAAGTAGCCCCTAAAGATTTAGAAATAGGAGGAGCAGGGAGAATAACAGGAGAAAACTATTTAACCGATGATTTAACCGTGCAGGCACTACAGTTTATAGAGGAAAGAGCCAAGATAAAGGAAAAACCTTTCTTTCTATATTTTTCGCATTTTGCCATACATACACCTTACCAAGCAAAAGAAGATGAAATGGCCCATTTTAAAAAGAAGAAAACTAAAGGATGGAACGGGCACAAGGACCCGGTTTATGCGGCCATGGTAAAAAGCCTCGACCAATCTGTAGGCGCTATTTTAGATAAGCTTGAAGCATTACATTTAGAAGAGAATACACTCGTTGTTTTTATGTCCGATAACGGTGGTATCGATGCTAAATTAACACCAAATGACAAAGGAACAAATAACCATCCTTTCTTGGGGGGAAAGGCCTGTTTAACCGAAGGCGGAATACGGGTTCCCCTAATTTTCAAATGGAAAGGAAAGGTACAAGAGGGTAAATGGGTTGATGTTCCTGTGGACTGTACAGATATTTATCCTTCCCTTTTGGATGCCGCTGGGTATAATTCAAAAAGAGTAGTTGAAAAACACCAATTGGATGGCGAAAGTATCATTCCGCTACTTTCAGATTTAAAGAATGACAAAGGAAATTATACCAAAACTACGCATTATTGGCACTATCCTTTCAATGTAATCTATAACTCCCCTTTTGAGCCTTATGCGCTAACGCCTCATTCTGCGATTCGTGAAGGCGATTATAAATTGATTTACGATTGGTACGGACGTTTGTATCTATACAACATAGAGGAAGACCCTTATGAAAAAAACAATCTTATACATTCAGAACCTAAACTTAAGGACAGTATGTTCTTAAAATTAATGGGTTGGTTAAAGGAAAACATAGATGGACGTTATTGGCCATCAATAAACAAAAATTACAACTCTAAAAAAGAAGTTAGAGATACTCCGTTTGTCGATATGTTTTCATCATATAAACCCCAAACATAG
- a CDS encoding GntR family transcriptional regulator, with protein MDFKLNQSSPIPLYVQIENYLRGLIQEEEYIKGDKLLPKEVALSKKLGVSRNTIRQAINQLVFEGLIERKKGVGTKVVAKKISTRLDNWISFTNEMRSKGIEVVDYHMSIELVKATPEVYKALGVSEEKDLWKLEKIRGSKKGKFLYSISYFHPRVGISGKENFKKPLYELLEIEHDIIVSTSKEKLKAITANQKISNALGIYDNHAVLERERLVLDVGERPVEFNKVYYHTDYFTYDIDIKREL; from the coding sequence ATGGACTTTAAACTCAATCAATCGAGCCCAATACCCTTGTATGTGCAAATTGAAAATTATTTAAGGGGTTTAATACAAGAAGAAGAATATATAAAAGGGGATAAACTTTTGCCTAAAGAAGTAGCGTTATCGAAAAAATTAGGGGTTTCAAGAAACACCATTAGGCAGGCAATTAACCAGTTGGTGTTCGAGGGATTGATAGAGCGTAAAAAAGGCGTAGGAACCAAAGTAGTCGCAAAAAAAATATCTACCCGCCTAGATAACTGGATAAGTTTTACCAACGAAATGCGGAGTAAGGGTATAGAAGTGGTAGATTATCATATGTCTATTGAGTTAGTCAAAGCCACTCCAGAAGTATATAAAGCTCTGGGAGTTTCAGAAGAAAAAGATTTATGGAAATTGGAAAAAATTAGAGGGTCTAAAAAAGGAAAATTTTTATATTCTATTTCTTATTTTCACCCAAGAGTTGGCATTTCTGGAAAAGAAAATTTTAAAAAGCCACTTTATGAATTGTTGGAAATTGAGCACGATATAATTGTATCTACATCCAAAGAAAAATTAAAAGCCATAACAGCAAATCAGAAAATTTCCAATGCATTAGGTATTTATGATAATCATGCGGTTTTAGAGCGTGAGCGATTGGTCTTGGATGTTGGAGAGCGGCCTGTAGAATTCAATAAAGTATATTATCATACAGATTATTTTACCTATGATATAGATATTAAAAGAGAACTTTAG
- a CDS encoding G8 domain-containing protein, with the protein MNKKTLFLLMMVFGLGQLPANNEPNLLDRLYNLFSSTKTPQLVYNKYECSPAEIMATASIEAINNGSWQETSTWSTGVIPSINADVLIPTGITVNLVGVAKAKTITVNGILKGISGQVNNAEIDLETEWLLVSGSGAQLEIGTELQPYIASGNCKITLIGNDDGDNIGNMGDKFIAAMNGATIKLHGKEKISWTHLGANAAIGANEITMSEPVDWEVGNDILIVSSRTNWKEAEKRTISAISADKLNISFTEPLNHPHFSVVKTYTRATDNKTWTADLRAEVGLLSHNIKIQGDANSENTSFGGHIMAMMNSTLNASSIELYRMGQKSKMGRYPWHWHLLHTFGNGQYLKNSSIHKSFNRAVTIHGTSYATVDNNFIYDHIGHGIFLEDGSERYNIIKNNVALLTKKPKKGEELTPSDNQFNQVQDRTPATYWITNPNNIIENNVAAGTEGTGYWFAFPQKPMGASANDSRFNGIEPYKEPLGLFKGNKTHSSVSGVDVFDQLTPNHAILSNRGWKNSEEHVFENCTWYSNNLGIYTGLGNSVGQRLAFTSNLIFKNNIMIDNPTAIQFASYSQVVESAVVANSGTGIFQGKAKLYRMYDGAGQIRDSHFVGWNNINATFLSSGGAATKNTNHRFSGITTDNNGVPHINLPDYDIKIKNNDTRPQNPSHPRNWNTVVLDEDGSLTGRANSSIVSNHPFMLVGDEFQHSNWTRAFRSPHNFVLSALRFPGLPTSNIPNVTCRRTKTGTPTASSYHIYGFKTFIQFPFIVNEDFQYTYTFESLPSNKKMNVAMENASEGDSYIIKFADFGKLGGLSLKLAGSPITESASLSSLKNNNGTNFYLENNGDLYIKYVATQFNQNINMEWNTNFTVPILDTDNDLVSDRQEIENGTNPFDDDGEILETQDLIADNNVKLFPNPASHTLHFSGPYFNTETTIQIYDLVGKMVLQNQFSTNESPNKSLNISKLPKGLYMVVMTNNNGKSTKKIAIE; encoded by the coding sequence ATGAACAAAAAGACACTCTTTTTATTAATGATGGTTTTTGGGCTAGGACAGTTACCTGCCAATAACGAGCCCAATCTACTCGATAGGCTCTATAATTTATTTTCGAGCACAAAAACGCCCCAATTGGTTTACAATAAATATGAATGCTCTCCAGCAGAAATAATGGCAACAGCTTCTATTGAAGCAATAAACAATGGCAGCTGGCAGGAAACCAGCACCTGGTCTACCGGAGTTATACCATCAATTAACGCTGATGTACTCATTCCCACAGGAATAACGGTTAACTTGGTTGGTGTGGCCAAAGCCAAAACCATTACAGTTAACGGTATTCTAAAAGGTATTAGCGGACAAGTAAATAATGCTGAAATAGATTTAGAAACAGAATGGCTACTGGTAAGTGGCAGTGGTGCCCAACTCGAAATAGGTACCGAATTACAACCCTACATAGCTAGTGGAAACTGTAAAATTACCCTAATAGGTAATGATGACGGTGATAACATTGGAAATATGGGCGACAAATTCATAGCAGCCATGAACGGTGCCACCATAAAACTACACGGTAAAGAAAAGATAAGCTGGACCCATCTCGGTGCCAATGCAGCCATAGGAGCCAATGAAATAACCATGTCTGAACCTGTAGATTGGGAAGTGGGAAACGACATACTTATCGTGTCCAGCAGAACCAATTGGAAAGAAGCAGAAAAAAGAACCATTAGTGCCATTAGTGCAGACAAATTAAATATTTCATTTACAGAACCTTTAAACCATCCGCATTTTAGTGTGGTAAAAACCTACACTAGAGCAACAGACAACAAAACCTGGACAGCCGATTTGCGGGCAGAAGTTGGCCTTTTATCCCACAACATTAAAATACAAGGAGATGCCAATAGCGAAAACACTAGCTTTGGGGGGCACATCATGGCCATGATGAACAGCACCCTTAATGCCAGTAGTATTGAACTTTATAGAATGGGACAAAAATCTAAGATGGGCAGATATCCTTGGCACTGGCATTTACTGCACACTTTTGGCAATGGTCAATACCTAAAAAATTCCAGCATACATAAATCTTTTAACAGAGCGGTAACCATACATGGTACAAGCTATGCAACTGTAGACAACAATTTTATATACGACCACATTGGGCATGGTATATTTCTGGAAGATGGCAGCGAACGGTATAACATCATTAAAAACAATGTTGCCCTACTTACTAAAAAGCCTAAAAAAGGGGAAGAACTCACCCCATCTGACAATCAATTTAATCAAGTTCAGGATAGAACACCTGCAACCTACTGGATTACAAACCCCAACAACATCATTGAGAACAATGTAGCTGCAGGAACCGAAGGCACTGGTTATTGGTTTGCATTTCCACAGAAACCTATGGGCGCCTCGGCAAACGACTCTAGGTTTAATGGTATAGAACCTTACAAAGAACCCCTAGGGCTTTTTAAAGGCAATAAAACTCACAGTAGCGTTAGCGGCGTTGATGTTTTTGATCAATTAACTCCCAACCATGCTATTTTGAGCAATAGAGGCTGGAAAAACTCAGAAGAACACGTGTTTGAAAATTGCACATGGTACTCCAACAATCTTGGTATATATACGGGATTGGGCAACAGCGTAGGGCAAAGATTGGCATTTACTTCCAACCTTATATTTAAAAACAATATCATGATAGATAACCCTACCGCAATTCAGTTTGCTAGTTACTCCCAAGTAGTCGAATCTGCCGTAGTTGCAAACTCAGGAACGGGGATTTTTCAGGGCAAAGCAAAACTATACAGGATGTACGATGGCGCTGGGCAAATAAGGGATTCACATTTTGTAGGCTGGAATAACATCAATGCCACTTTTCTAAGCAGTGGTGGAGCCGCTACAAAAAACACCAATCACCGGTTTTCTGGCATCACTACAGATAACAACGGCGTACCTCATATAAATTTACCAGATTACGACATCAAAATAAAAAACAATGACACCCGGCCACAAAACCCATCACATCCTAGAAACTGGAATACAGTTGTATTAGATGAAGACGGTTCATTAACAGGTAGAGCTAATTCTTCTATTGTAAGTAACCACCCGTTTATGTTGGTGGGCGATGAGTTTCAACATTCAAACTGGACGCGAGCTTTTAGAAGTCCGCACAACTTTGTCTTGTCTGCACTTCGTTTCCCCGGATTACCAACAAGCAATATTCCAAACGTAACTTGCAGGAGAACCAAAACAGGTACACCAACCGCGTCTTCATACCATATTTATGGTTTTAAAACGTTCATTCAATTTCCGTTTATTGTCAACGAAGATTTTCAATACACGTACACATTTGAGTCACTGCCAAGCAACAAAAAAATGAATGTTGCCATGGAAAACGCTTCTGAAGGAGATTCGTATATTATTAAATTTGCAGACTTTGGTAAACTCGGTGGTTTATCATTAAAACTTGCGGGAAGCCCGATTACAGAAAGTGCTTCTCTTTCAAGTTTAAAAAACAACAATGGAACCAATTTCTACCTAGAGAACAACGGTGATCTGTACATTAAATATGTGGCAACCCAGTTTAACCAAAATATAAATATGGAATGGAACACAAATTTTACAGTTCCTATTTTAGATACCGACAACGACTTGGTTAGCGATAGGCAAGAAATAGAAAACGGCACCAATCCTTTTGATGACGATGGCGAAATCCTCGAAACCCAAGATTTAATTGCTGATAACAACGTGAAACTTTTTCCAAATCCAGCATCGCATACCCTGCATTTCTCAGGTCCCTATTTTAATACCGAAACTACCATTCAAATTTATGATTTAGTGGGCAAAATGGTTTTGCAAAATCAATTTAGCACCAACGAAAGCCCCAACAAATCACTAAATATTTCGAAATTGCCCAAAGGACTGTATATGGTAGTCATGACCAATAATAACGGTAAAAGCACCAAGAAAATAGCTATTGAGTAA
- a CDS encoding arylsulfatase, producing MRNYFCFAVHRIKNTRSIIRHVLMCAGVFVSFTNCVSQNNSENTQPNIIVIMADDLGYSDLGCYGGEIHTPTLDKMAEEGIRFPNMYNAGMCVISRSALITGTWWPRAGYGAQNGENIAEKLKKVGYRTGLVGKWHLDGKPNNKGFDYFFGFLGGFSSYTRGGKDYRVNDKKFEDFGDDYYSTDAFSEHAVQFVKSSTEPNQQPFFLYLSYQSPHNPLQASKEDIIKYRGSYIKGWQSIRELRIKKQKQIGIIKGNVPLPEYPMNLPKWDSLTAAQKDLEDLRMSVYAAMVERMDVGIGKLMDALKATGQDDNTLIVFLSDNGTDSFSVMDSVLLKRGLLPGDEGSNYQLGTGWAYASVSPLRLYKISQHAGGVKTGAIVRWPNGIAKPNSIKTEQLNLVDFMPSFMELAQNRPVSRNQNLAGQSFIPLLKEQAWQRHAPMFFQFMDNRAVRTAKWTLVEVDGNGWELYNIEKDPFETNNIAEKHKNKVAELEGLWLNWWKTESGNANYQAESTSTSPHYKAQGDRGSGEQYIPSAMPERLKGKYAID from the coding sequence ATGAGAAATTACTTTTGTTTTGCTGTGCACCGAATAAAAAATACTAGATCAATAATTAGGCACGTACTAATGTGTGCAGGTGTTTTTGTTTCATTTACCAACTGTGTTTCCCAAAATAATTCAGAAAATACACAGCCCAATATAATTGTTATCATGGCTGATGACTTGGGATATAGTGATTTAGGCTGTTACGGTGGTGAGATTCATACCCCCACATTAGATAAAATGGCGGAAGAAGGTATTCGCTTTCCTAATATGTACAATGCCGGTATGTGTGTTATATCCCGTAGTGCTTTAATTACTGGTACATGGTGGCCAAGAGCAGGTTATGGTGCCCAAAACGGAGAGAATATAGCCGAAAAGCTAAAAAAAGTGGGATACAGAACAGGTTTAGTTGGAAAATGGCATTTAGATGGGAAACCAAACAACAAAGGCTTCGATTACTTTTTTGGGTTTTTAGGCGGTTTTTCCAGTTATACTAGAGGTGGAAAAGATTATAGGGTTAACGATAAAAAATTTGAAGATTTTGGTGATGACTATTATTCAACAGATGCCTTTTCGGAGCACGCCGTTCAATTTGTAAAATCGAGTACAGAGCCTAACCAGCAGCCTTTTTTTCTTTATTTAAGTTACCAATCGCCACATAACCCTTTGCAGGCTTCCAAAGAAGACATTATAAAATATAGAGGCTCCTATATAAAAGGGTGGCAATCCATTAGAGAGCTTAGAATAAAAAAACAGAAACAAATTGGAATTATTAAGGGCAATGTACCTTTACCAGAATACCCAATGAATTTGCCTAAGTGGGACAGTTTAACAGCGGCTCAAAAAGATTTAGAAGATTTACGCATGTCTGTTTACGCTGCTATGGTAGAGCGCATGGATGTTGGTATTGGCAAGTTGATGGATGCCTTAAAAGCGACAGGCCAAGATGACAATACGCTCATAGTATTTTTAAGCGATAACGGCACAGACTCCTTTTCTGTAATGGATTCGGTATTGCTTAAAAGAGGGCTTTTGCCAGGTGATGAGGGGTCTAATTATCAGTTGGGTACGGGTTGGGCCTATGCTAGTGTGAGTCCTTTAAGACTTTATAAAATCAGCCAGCATGCTGGTGGTGTAAAAACAGGAGCTATCGTTAGGTGGCCCAATGGCATAGCAAAACCAAACAGTATAAAAACCGAACAATTAAACCTTGTGGATTTTATGCCTAGTTTTATGGAGTTGGCTCAGAATAGACCAGTATCTAGAAACCAAAATTTAGCAGGCCAATCCTTTATTCCTCTATTGAAAGAGCAGGCGTGGCAACGACACGCGCCAATGTTTTTTCAATTTATGGATAACAGGGCGGTTAGAACGGCCAAATGGACGTTGGTAGAAGTAGACGGAAATGGTTGGGAGTTGTACAATATTGAAAAAGATCCTTTTGAAACCAATAATATAGCCGAAAAGCATAAAAACAAGGTCGCAGAATTGGAGGGCCTATGGCTAAATTGGTGGAAAACCGAAAGTGGTAATGCAAACTACCAAGCAGAAAGCACTAGCACAAGTCCACATTATAAAGCACAGGGCGACCGAGGTTCTGGCGAACAATATATCCCTTCAGCCATGCCAGAGCGGCTTAAAGGTAAATATGCAATTGATTAG